A single window of Chitinophaga sp. XS-30 DNA harbors:
- a CDS encoding glycoside hydrolase, whose product MKLTAGIAFCLVCLFAAAGVAQDIDTAKLNGNHDLRLPAWGPYSKRYAGISHIPDVKSGMRFDFSVLPGYYRNKLLVPNVRFESQYFPWNVKNDGSAITYRYELEWKDQVYTDVTYTLIDTASVLVSMHCVNNTPLPQNLSLNLVASIAYPEHYGTRTLEYGAGTTWYNAMDYRSMSYAVKKPAADLVYDGWMRGEVRDSRLINGRGIGREFGRHAGDRIVYDIDVPPATKKARILFIYSMKGGRESAVQLSGLINRKVVFKPADTLAVLDVPFDMPAGNSRELTLTSLGGGDILLNGFVITISPSREPFTIVPAPMHTTPVTEEDLPARSLLLKYRDVPMYYGITWDKEPFKIRSIRNDELDIFFRNETHNHVAKVLNGNRQGDYANVFIRPVELQPFSTQSCTALLSCGTHDGVLAVLKKGTPLFAAQLQDTMPEENDILPAGEKYRFSYKMLKSTLLSNVVYPVYTQNQYVRHFTPGKWWNSLYTWDLGFIALGLSTINPALAVDCINAYVTPPGSQSAFIHHGTPLPVQIYAFLEVWNKTQSRELLHYFYPRLKQYYEFLAGRYGSSSTNVLSSHLLKTWDYFYNSGGWDDYPPQAGVHRQRLEKQVTPVVTTAHVIRVAKILRMAARALGHRSDIKMYDKDISLFSAALQQHAWDAASGYYSYVMHDSAGHATGFYKDPASGVNFNMGLDGAYPLISGMCTVSQQEILTEKIFSPKHMWSPAGITVVDQSAPYYRHDGYWNGAVWMPHQWFVWKTMLDMNRSDLAGKVALKGLDVYKRETDASYYTFEHFLASSGRGAGWHQFSGLSTPVLSWFAAYYKTGMITPGFEIWINAQSFNDDHTAYKADISFDEATLPHQRAMLAGMNPAFDYEARFSGKPVAIERLPQGVFRLSLPATNKSGELIISRVGS is encoded by the coding sequence ATGAAATTAACAGCAGGGATTGCTTTCTGCCTGGTGTGCCTGTTCGCCGCCGCTGGTGTTGCACAGGATATTGATACCGCAAAACTGAACGGGAACCATGACCTGCGGTTGCCCGCCTGGGGCCCTTATTCCAAACGTTATGCAGGCATTTCCCATATCCCGGATGTGAAGTCCGGCATGCGGTTCGATTTTTCCGTGCTGCCCGGTTATTACCGCAACAAGCTCCTGGTGCCCAACGTGCGGTTTGAATCGCAGTATTTTCCCTGGAATGTGAAGAACGACGGGAGCGCCATTACCTACCGGTATGAACTGGAATGGAAAGACCAGGTGTACACGGATGTTACCTATACATTGATCGATACCGCTTCCGTATTGGTATCCATGCACTGCGTTAACAATACCCCGCTTCCGCAGAACCTTTCCCTGAACCTGGTGGCATCTATAGCCTACCCTGAGCATTACGGAACGCGCACCCTGGAATATGGCGCGGGCACAACATGGTATAATGCCATGGACTATCGTTCCATGTCATATGCCGTCAAAAAGCCTGCTGCCGATCTGGTGTATGACGGATGGATGCGGGGAGAAGTGCGCGATTCCCGGCTGATAAACGGCCGCGGTATCGGGAGGGAATTTGGCCGGCACGCGGGGGACAGGATCGTGTACGATATAGATGTGCCTCCGGCCACAAAAAAGGCCAGGATACTTTTTATTTATAGCATGAAAGGCGGGCGGGAATCCGCCGTGCAGCTCTCGGGGCTAATCAACCGGAAGGTGGTTTTCAAACCGGCAGATACGCTTGCCGTACTGGATGTTCCGTTTGATATGCCGGCCGGCAACAGCAGGGAATTGACCCTTACTTCACTTGGCGGCGGCGATATACTGTTAAACGGCTTTGTCATCACCATATCGCCGTCCCGCGAACCTTTTACGATCGTACCGGCGCCGATGCATACAACACCCGTAACGGAGGAAGACCTTCCGGCCCGCAGCCTGCTGCTGAAATACCGGGATGTACCCATGTATTACGGCATCACCTGGGACAAGGAGCCATTCAAGATCCGCAGCATCCGGAATGATGAGCTGGATATTTTCTTCCGGAATGAAACGCATAACCATGTGGCTAAAGTGCTCAATGGGAACCGGCAGGGGGATTACGCCAACGTTTTTATCAGGCCTGTGGAACTGCAACCTTTTTCCACGCAATCCTGTACGGCGCTGCTGAGTTGCGGTACGCATGACGGCGTGCTGGCGGTGTTGAAAAAAGGCACCCCGTTGTTTGCCGCGCAGCTGCAGGACACGATGCCGGAAGAAAACGACATCTTGCCGGCAGGAGAAAAATACCGGTTCAGCTACAAGATGCTGAAGAGCACTTTGCTGTCCAACGTCGTATATCCCGTTTATACGCAAAATCAGTACGTCCGGCATTTTACCCCCGGCAAATGGTGGAACAGCCTGTACACCTGGGACCTTGGCTTTATTGCACTCGGTCTTTCCACGATAAACCCGGCGCTTGCGGTGGATTGCATCAATGCCTACGTAACGCCGCCGGGAAGCCAGTCGGCTTTCATTCATCACGGAACGCCGCTGCCCGTTCAGATCTACGCATTCCTTGAAGTATGGAACAAAACGCAATCCAGGGAATTGCTCCATTATTTTTATCCCCGGCTGAAACAATATTATGAATTTCTGGCAGGCCGCTATGGGAGTTCTTCCACCAATGTATTGTCTTCCCACTTGCTGAAGACCTGGGACTACTTCTACAATTCCGGCGGCTGGGATGACTATCCGCCGCAGGCAGGCGTGCACAGGCAGCGTTTGGAAAAACAGGTGACGCCGGTAGTTACCACCGCGCATGTGATCCGTGTGGCGAAGATACTGAGAATGGCCGCCAGGGCGCTCGGCCATCGTTCCGATATCAAAATGTATGACAAGGACATCAGCCTGTTCTCCGCCGCCCTGCAGCAACATGCCTGGGACGCAGCGAGCGGCTATTATTCCTATGTGATGCATGACAGCGCAGGCCATGCCACAGGCTTTTATAAAGACCCTGCATCCGGTGTCAATTTCAATATGGGGCTCGATGGCGCTTATCCGCTTATCTCCGGCATGTGCACGGTCAGCCAGCAGGAGATACTGACGGAGAAGATATTCTCCCCCAAACATATGTGGAGCCCTGCCGGCATTACGGTGGTGGACCAGTCCGCCCCCTACTACCGTCATGATGGCTACTGGAACGGAGCGGTATGGATGCCCCATCAGTGGTTTGTCTGGAAAACCATGCTGGATATGAACAGAAGTGACCTTGCGGGTAAAGTGGCTTTGAAAGGCCTGGATGTGTACAAAAGAGAAACGGATGCCTCGTATTATACCTTTGAACACTTTCTGGCGTCGTCCGGCAGGGGAGCGGGTTGGCACCAGTTCTCGGGGTTATCTACACCGGTACTGTCGTGGTTTGCTGCGTATTATAAAACAGGTATGATAACGCCGGGGTTTGAGATATGGATCAATGCGCAGTCGTTCAACGACGATCATACCGCGTATAAAGCGGATATTTCTTTTGATGAGGCCACCCTTCCGCATCAACGTGCTATGCTGGCAGGCATGAACCCCGCGTTTGATTACGAGGCACGGTTTTCCGGAAAGCCGGTTGCAATTGAACGTTTACCGCAGGGCGTGTTCCGGCTTAGTCTTCCGGCGACTAATAAAAGCGGGGAGTTGATCATTTCGCGGGTGGGATCGTGA
- a CDS encoding RagB/SusD family nutrient uptake outer membrane protein has protein sequence MKFTHHIIYKTALVAFLLASCGKGFVDLKPVSSITSSNFYQTEEDFRNAISGAYNALRTGGTYGVDSYIFGEIRSDNSMAVASGSVTDQDEFDRFYIRTTNPYINNRWSNSYTAIARCNAILGRIDPIAMNSALKDRIIGEAKFLRALFYFNLVRTFGDVPLVLKEITNADEGYEYGRNPIAEVYAQIEKDLTEAADALPPFYTGADIGRATEGAARAILGRVLLTQKKHGPAAVQLKAVIDLNQYDLVPVYADFFKVSNKNNIETVFDVQYKSGGVGQGNPWPNSFAPQNSGNAVIMFGGGGNNVPMDDLIDEYEAGDERKDATVATSYVNAGGVTIPGNFVKKYHDVPAINNDNGNNIPIIRYADVILMYAECLNEAGYVAGGDAFMYLNKVRKRAGVDTLTAVEVPGQEAFRLAMEHERRVEFAFENLRWYDLVRTDRAITVLNGKSAQINLVNPVTPQNLVFPIPQSQIDINKTKITQNEGSN, from the coding sequence ATGAAATTCACTCATCACATTATATACAAGACAGCTTTAGTCGCCTTTCTGCTGGCTTCCTGCGGCAAGGGTTTTGTAGACCTGAAACCGGTATCTTCCATCACAAGCAGTAATTTTTACCAGACGGAAGAGGATTTCAGGAACGCGATCAGCGGCGCTTATAACGCGCTCCGGACAGGCGGCACTTACGGCGTTGACAGTTACATTTTCGGAGAGATACGGTCTGATAACTCCATGGCGGTAGCATCCGGTTCTGTAACGGACCAGGACGAATTCGACCGCTTTTATATCCGCACCACCAATCCATATATCAATAACCGCTGGAGCAACAGCTATACGGCCATCGCCCGGTGCAACGCCATTCTCGGCCGCATCGATCCTATTGCCATGAACAGTGCGCTGAAAGACCGGATCATCGGAGAAGCGAAGTTCCTCCGCGCCCTCTTTTATTTCAACCTGGTACGCACATTCGGGGACGTGCCGCTGGTACTAAAGGAGATCACCAATGCGGATGAAGGGTATGAATATGGCCGTAACCCTATCGCGGAGGTGTACGCGCAAATAGAAAAAGACCTGACGGAAGCCGCAGATGCGCTGCCTCCCTTCTATACCGGCGCCGATATCGGAAGGGCCACGGAAGGCGCAGCCAGGGCTATCCTTGGCCGTGTATTGCTGACGCAAAAGAAACATGGGCCGGCTGCCGTGCAGCTGAAAGCGGTCATCGACCTGAATCAATACGACCTCGTACCGGTGTATGCGGATTTCTTCAAAGTGAGCAACAAGAACAATATAGAAACTGTCTTTGATGTGCAATACAAATCCGGCGGGGTTGGACAGGGGAATCCCTGGCCGAACTCATTTGCGCCGCAAAATTCGGGGAACGCTGTGATCATGTTTGGCGGCGGCGGGAACAATGTGCCGATGGACGACCTGATCGATGAATATGAGGCGGGTGATGAAAGAAAAGATGCCACCGTTGCCACATCCTATGTGAATGCCGGCGGCGTCACCATTCCGGGCAACTTCGTAAAAAAATACCATGATGTTCCGGCCATCAACAATGATAACGGGAATAATATCCCCATCATCCGTTATGCAGATGTGATACTGATGTACGCAGAATGTTTGAATGAAGCAGGATATGTTGCCGGCGGAGATGCTTTTATGTATCTTAACAAGGTGCGGAAACGTGCGGGAGTGGATACGCTTACCGCTGTGGAAGTGCCGGGCCAGGAAGCATTCCGGCTGGCCATGGAGCATGAAAGGAGAGTGGAATTTGCTTTTGAGAACCTGCGCTGGTATGATCTTGTAAGGACGGACCGGGCCATCACCGTGCTCAACGGAAAGTCTGCCCAGATCAACCTGGTCAATCCGGTTACGCCGCAGAACCTCGTTTTCCCGATCCCGCAAAGCCAGATAGATATCAATAAAACAAAGATCACCCAGAACGAAGGGTCCAACTGA
- a CDS encoding TonB-dependent receptor: MKLSILIILLTASQIHAAKVFSQTITASFEKVELRTILIAIEKKAKVRFIYNYDLSLLTKKVDFSVKNAKVSDALDKLLEHSGLRYRDMGNNLIVISSGKSDEAASQARITVSGMVTDDRNEPLPGVSINVKGTSLGTATNVSGRFSLNVPSPDDTLVFTYIGFAPQEQALAGRTTLNVTLVAASSNLNELVVVGYGTQKRQDVTGAIASVPMKEIGDMPVSNVASALQGKIAGVVVQQNSGSPGRTPAIKVRGFGSISAGTGPLIVVDGNIVSADVFGLFDPEEIEKIDVLKDASSAAIYGSRGANGVILVTTKRGRSGKARMNLNVYTGFQQVTKKLDLLSSQEYAEFAKEASNNAYLDNVPGAQISDPNSVRPSNYLRYRYARGDLFEWLDYDDPAKVAALPDHNYQDLIFRTAPISNYQFSAAGGSEKVQYAISAGYLTQDGIIKKSAMDRYTLRANVDIKATEKFTVGVNINPSFRTTQEVRSDGHWASNGIINAALNTMPMAPIYKEDGSYSSMTALAAPYNLPGITNPVANITEYNSKFDQTNLLSNAYAEYRFLPNLRYRVSGNANIYQNRRNAYTTSRMPLNQQLPPTAATGSAFSEQGISWLVNQVLSYNVSFQDVHNLEILAGTESAKLQYQSSDAAGNTFANDIVQTLNAAGQPASVSSQITENATVSYFARVDYNYKSKYLVKVSVRRDGSSIFGPDNRFGTFPAASVGWRVTEEPFMKNLPVISELKLRASYGLSGNNAFNSYYPYVGSIGTTNYSFNNNIVTGLALSSLGNPGLSWERNQQLDLGVDIGLLKNRIAVTVDYYDRITKDLLLSVNVPTLTGFGSAVKNIGRMSNKGFEFGVNSYNLTGDFTWNTSANLSLNRNKVLALGPTGDPIRSGSGVGETNITMIGQPIGSFYGYNQIGIFRDDADLHTNPHDNTTRPGDVKYEDVNKDGKLDANDRTIIGNNQPDFIYGMNNSFSYKNIDLSISVQGMQGGQILNLSRRFFDNLEGGGNNLAIALDRWRSPENPGNGKVPRANARTTGNNNAVSSRWVEDGSYLRIQNVSLGYKLPQAVIHRLKLQQVRIYASAQNLYTWTKYTNFNPEVSNYEGPLTGGVDYGSYPLARTVTFGINVGF, from the coding sequence ATGAAGCTTTCCATCTTGATTATTTTACTTACCGCTTCCCAGATACACGCAGCGAAAGTATTCAGCCAGACCATTACAGCCAGCTTTGAAAAGGTTGAGCTGCGTACTATTCTGATCGCCATCGAGAAAAAAGCGAAGGTCAGGTTCATCTATAATTACGACCTCAGCCTGCTGACCAAAAAAGTGGATTTCTCCGTGAAGAATGCAAAGGTCTCCGATGCGCTCGATAAACTGCTGGAGCACTCGGGACTGCGGTACCGGGATATGGGGAATAACCTGATCGTTATTTCATCGGGGAAAAGTGATGAGGCGGCCAGTCAGGCCCGGATCACGGTTAGCGGGATGGTAACGGATGACAGGAACGAGCCGCTGCCGGGTGTCAGCATCAACGTTAAAGGCACCTCCCTTGGCACCGCTACCAATGTGAGCGGGCGTTTTTCACTGAATGTACCCTCGCCTGATGATACTTTGGTGTTTACTTATATCGGCTTTGCCCCACAGGAGCAGGCGCTGGCAGGCAGAACAACGCTCAATGTAACGCTGGTAGCCGCTTCCAGCAACCTTAATGAACTGGTGGTGGTAGGATACGGTACGCAAAAAAGACAGGATGTTACCGGCGCCATTGCTTCTGTGCCCATGAAAGAGATCGGCGATATGCCGGTATCGAATGTAGCCTCCGCCCTGCAGGGTAAAATTGCCGGTGTGGTGGTGCAGCAGAATTCCGGAAGCCCCGGCAGAACACCGGCCATCAAGGTAAGGGGTTTTGGCTCCATCTCGGCAGGCACAGGCCCGCTGATCGTCGTGGACGGCAACATCGTTTCGGCGGATGTCTTCGGCTTGTTCGATCCGGAAGAGATTGAAAAGATCGACGTGCTGAAAGATGCTTCTTCCGCCGCGATCTATGGCTCCCGTGGCGCCAATGGCGTGATTCTCGTTACCACCAAACGGGGCCGCTCGGGCAAAGCGCGGATGAACCTGAATGTATATACCGGGTTTCAACAGGTGACCAAAAAGCTGGATCTTCTGAGTTCACAGGAATATGCGGAGTTTGCCAAAGAGGCGTCCAACAATGCGTATCTGGATAATGTGCCCGGCGCCCAGATATCAGATCCCAACAGCGTAAGGCCTTCAAATTACCTGCGTTACCGCTACGCCCGCGGGGATCTGTTTGAATGGCTGGATTATGATGATCCGGCAAAAGTGGCTGCACTACCGGATCATAATTACCAGGACCTCATCTTCCGTACAGCACCGATCAGCAATTACCAGTTCTCCGCCGCAGGGGGCTCTGAAAAGGTGCAGTACGCCATCAGCGCAGGTTATCTGACGCAGGACGGCATCATCAAAAAATCAGCAATGGACCGCTATACCCTGCGCGCAAATGTGGACATCAAAGCCACAGAGAAATTCACCGTAGGGGTCAACATCAACCCCTCTTTCCGGACAACACAGGAAGTAAGGTCGGACGGGCACTGGGCCAGCAACGGCATCATCAATGCTGCGCTCAATACCATGCCCATGGCCCCCATCTACAAAGAGGACGGCAGCTATTCCTCGATGACGGCGCTGGCCGCTCCGTACAACCTGCCGGGCATCACCAATCCGGTTGCCAATATCACCGAATACAACAGCAAGTTCGATCAGACCAACCTGCTGTCCAATGCCTACGCGGAATACCGGTTCCTTCCCAATCTGAGATACCGGGTTTCCGGTAATGCCAATATTTACCAGAACAGGAGGAATGCATACACCACTTCCAGGATGCCGCTTAACCAGCAACTGCCGCCTACGGCCGCAACAGGCAGCGCATTCTCGGAACAGGGGATCAGCTGGCTGGTTAACCAGGTACTGTCCTATAATGTATCCTTCCAGGACGTGCACAACCTGGAAATACTGGCCGGTACTGAATCCGCCAAGCTGCAATATCAATCCTCCGACGCAGCGGGCAACACCTTTGCCAATGATATTGTGCAAACGCTGAATGCGGCGGGACAACCCGCATCCGTAAGCTCCCAGATAACTGAAAATGCTACGGTATCCTACTTTGCCAGGGTGGATTATAACTACAAGTCCAAATACCTGGTGAAAGTATCGGTCCGCCGCGATGGCTCATCTATTTTTGGTCCCGATAACCGCTTTGGTACCTTCCCGGCGGCATCTGTGGGATGGAGGGTGACGGAAGAACCCTTCATGAAAAACCTGCCGGTGATATCGGAACTGAAGCTGCGAGCGAGTTACGGCCTCTCCGGGAATAATGCGTTCAATAGCTACTATCCCTACGTGGGAAGCATCGGCACCACCAACTACAGCTTTAACAACAACATCGTCACTGGTCTTGCGCTCAGTTCGCTCGGCAACCCCGGCCTGAGCTGGGAACGCAACCAGCAGCTGGACCTGGGTGTAGATATCGGCCTGTTAAAAAACAGGATAGCTGTCACCGTTGATTATTATGACCGTATCACCAAAGATCTGCTGCTTTCTGTAAATGTGCCCACGCTGACCGGGTTTGGCTCAGCCGTCAAGAATATCGGCAGGATGAGCAACAAAGGCTTCGAATTTGGCGTGAACAGCTATAACCTTACCGGGGACTTTACCTGGAATACCAGCGCCAATCTTTCGCTGAACAGGAATAAAGTGCTGGCGCTCGGCCCCACCGGTGACCCGATCCGGAGCGGCAGCGGCGTAGGCGAAACAAATATTACGATGATAGGCCAGCCTATCGGCAGCTTTTACGGGTATAACCAGATAGGGATATTCAGGGACGACGCCGACCTGCACACCAATCCGCATGACAATACCACAAGGCCGGGAGATGTGAAGTATGAAGATGTAAATAAAGATGGAAAACTTGATGCGAACGACAGGACCATCATTGGCAACAACCAGCCTGATTTCATTTACGGCATGAACAACAGTTTCTCTTATAAGAACATCGACCTGAGCATTTCCGTTCAGGGCATGCAGGGTGGACAGATACTCAACCTGAGCCGCCGCTTTTTTGATAACCTGGAAGGCGGAGGCAACAATCTGGCCATAGCGCTGGACCGCTGGCGTTCCCCGGAAAACCCGGGTAATGGCAAGGTGCCAAGAGCGAATGCGCGCACTACCGGCAACAATAACGCTGTTTCTTCACGCTGGGTTGAGGACGGCTCATACCTGCGCATACAAAATGTAAGCCTGGGCTACAAGCTGCCGCAGGCTGTTATACATCGCCTTAAACTGCAACAGGTACGGATATACGCCTCCGCGCAGAACCTTTATACCTGGACCAAATACACGAATTTCAATCCGGAAGTAAGTAACTATGAAGGACCACTTACAGGCGGCGTTGACTACGGCAGCTATCCGCTGGCAAGAACGGTGACTTTTGGTATCAACGTTGGTTTCTAA
- a CDS encoding FecR family protein — protein MHKERIPQLIARKLSGEASPEEIQELDSLLQEHPDEAYFFSVLADYWPPAVSPMADEDEDPEARFRHILDAAAGEAQEPEPVFESAPEPAHRIRSHYVRHILVAAAVVAGLIFFSWLYVNHFRGQAGEAQLSRIETIAKPGAKSRLLLPDGSVVWLNSGSRISYPASFTDSLREVELEGEAYFDVAKDAERPFIVHTRDIHVKVLGTVFNVKCYPEDNRTEATLISGLVQVSKTGARPEEALLLRPHEKLVVNRGPEPASVDADISVPDNMTVKHIKESITDTAMVETAWVYNKLVFDGEDFREIATEMERWYNVKISIHDPAVAGYRFHARFENESITEVLSALRVSLPFTFKISNNEVNIYR, from the coding sequence ATGCATAAAGAAAGGATTCCACAATTAATTGCCCGAAAATTATCCGGAGAAGCATCTCCCGAAGAAATACAGGAACTGGACAGCCTTTTACAGGAGCATCCGGATGAGGCTTATTTTTTTTCCGTCCTGGCGGACTACTGGCCTCCGGCCGTTTCCCCCATGGCGGATGAGGACGAAGATCCCGAAGCGCGTTTCCGCCATATCCTGGATGCCGCCGCGGGCGAAGCGCAGGAGCCGGAGCCTGTTTTTGAATCCGCTCCTGAACCGGCACATCGCATCCGTTCGCATTACGTACGCCACATCCTCGTTGCGGCCGCCGTGGTGGCCGGGCTGATCTTTTTTTCCTGGCTGTACGTCAACCATTTCCGGGGGCAGGCCGGCGAAGCGCAATTGTCCCGCATAGAAACCATCGCCAAACCAGGGGCCAAGTCCAGATTATTGCTCCCGGATGGCAGCGTGGTATGGCTTAATTCAGGCAGCCGCATCAGCTATCCTGCCAGTTTTACGGATTCCCTGCGGGAAGTGGAACTGGAAGGAGAAGCCTACTTCGATGTGGCTAAAGATGCCGAACGTCCGTTTATCGTGCATACCCGCGACATTCATGTAAAAGTACTGGGCACCGTTTTCAATGTGAAATGTTATCCGGAGGACAACAGAACGGAGGCCACCCTGATCAGCGGATTGGTGCAGGTATCCAAAACCGGCGCCAGGCCGGAGGAAGCATTGTTGCTGCGCCCGCATGAAAAATTGGTGGTAAACAGGGGGCCTGAACCCGCTTCCGTAGATGCAGACATCTCCGTTCCGGATAACATGACCGTCAAACATATCAAAGAAAGCATTACGGATACCGCTATGGTAGAAACCGCCTGGGTGTACAACAAGCTGGTCTTTGACGGGGAAGATTTCCGGGAGATCGCCACCGAAATGGAAAGATGGTACAATGTAAAAATATCCATTCATGATCCGGCGGTCGCCGGCTACAGGTTTCACGCAAGATTCGAGAACGAAAGCATCACGGAAGTACTGTCTGCCCTGCGGGTATCATTGCCTTTCACATTTAAAATCAGTAATAATGAAGTAAACATCTACAGGTAA
- a CDS encoding RNA polymerase sigma-70 factor: MRSNAYHISEEPPVELQHIADGDERAFRRLFQYYSPRLNQFAWSIVKIKEAAAEIVDDVFIRLWKQREKVSSISNIRVYLYVAVKNSALNYLSSRANRQITEPFNHVDIALSHDMAPDQKMISAELQQRIASAVESLPPRCKMIFKLVREDGLRYKDVAEILNLTVNTVDAQMVIAVKRISEKVQAHFTAFPKKAVRK; the protein is encoded by the coding sequence ATGAGGAGCAATGCATATCATATAAGCGAGGAGCCGCCTGTGGAGCTTCAGCACATCGCTGATGGTGATGAACGGGCGTTCCGCCGGTTGTTTCAATATTATAGCCCCCGCCTCAACCAGTTTGCCTGGTCCATCGTTAAAATAAAAGAAGCGGCCGCTGAAATCGTGGACGATGTATTCATCAGGTTATGGAAACAAAGGGAAAAGGTATCCTCCATCTCCAATATCCGCGTGTACCTCTATGTGGCCGTAAAGAACAGCGCGCTTAATTACCTTTCTTCCAGGGCCAACCGGCAGATCACGGAACCTTTCAACCATGTGGACATAGCGCTGAGCCACGACATGGCGCCGGACCAGAAAATGATCAGCGCCGAACTGCAGCAAAGGATCGCCTCCGCAGTGGAATCCTTGCCGCCCAGGTGCAAGATGATCTTCAAGCTGGTGCGGGAAGACGGCCTCCGGTACAAGGATGTGGCCGAGATACTCAACCTCACCGTAAATACCGTAGACGCCCAGATGGTGATTGCTGTTAAACGCATCTCTGAAAAGGTGCAGGCGCATTTTACCGCTTTCCCCAAAAAAGCGGTCAGAAAATAA
- a CDS encoding Fic family protein has product MDFPFHWSADTRSGSDIANTLVCNCDPAGYIERLGTGTSDMVTRAKEAGLREPDFVQEEDFKAIIYRVNTDKVQKGGQGVIDHVTDHVSKSVLILEKELSRDEMMTTLRLRHAPTFRENYPHPALNAGIIEMTIPDKPKSVKQKYRLTAKGKTIQQQLRSNR; this is encoded by the coding sequence ATGGATTTCCCTTTCCACTGGTCGGCTGACACTCGTTCTGGCTCTGACATTGCTAATACCTTGGTCTGTAATTGTGACCCCGCCGGATATATCGAACGTTTAGGAACAGGTACTTCAGATATGGTGACACGGGCAAAGGAGGCCGGGTTAAGAGAACCCGACTTTGTGCAGGAGGAAGATTTCAAAGCTATCATTTACCGGGTAAATACTGACAAAGTTCAAAAGGGAGGCCAGGGAGTTATCGACCATGTTACCGACCATGTCAGCAAATCGGTATTGATACTTGAAAAAGAACTTTCCAGGGACGAAATGATGACCACCCTGAGGTTGAGGCATGCCCCTACTTTCCGGGAAAATTATCCGCACCCGGCTCTGAACGCCGGAATCATTGAGATGACCATACCGGATAAGCCGAAAAGTGTAAAGCAAAAATACCGTCTTACTGCAAAAGGTAAAACTATTCAACAGCAATTGAGGAGCAACAGATAA